A genomic window from Triticum urartu cultivar G1812 chromosome 7, Tu2.1, whole genome shotgun sequence includes:
- the LOC125525834 gene encoding protein transport protein Sec61 subunit gamma-like yields MDAVDSVVDPLREFAEDSVRLVQRCHKPDRKEFTKVAARMVIGFVVMGLVGFFIKLIFIPINNIIVGSS; encoded by the exons ATGGACGCCGTCGACTCCGTGGTGGACCCCCTCCGCGAGTTCGCTGAGGACAGCGTCCGCCTCGTCCAGCGCTGCCACAAGCCCGACCGTAAGG AGTTCACCAAGGTGGCGGCGCGGATGGTGATCGGGTTCGTCGTCATGGGTTTGGTTGGCTTCTTCATCAAGCTCATCTTCATCCCCATCAACAACATCATCGTCGGCTCCAGCTAG